TTTTTACGAAATTATTTGGAAGATAACAGCGATTATAAAAATCTCTTTTTCATAGTTTATAAAGGTAAAGGAGAATGTATAGTGCGTTATTTAACAGCTGGAGAATCACATGGAAAACAATTAACGACAATTATCGAAGGACTGCCTTCCCAGATGGAATTAAAAGCGGAAGATATCAATAAGAGCCTGCGCAGAAGACAAGGCGGGCATGGCAGAGGAAAGAGAATGCAAATTGAAAAGGATACCGTAGATATTACCAGTGGTGTGCGTCACGGGTATACGCTCGGATCTCCTGTTTCACTTGTGATACATAATGATGATTTTAAGCATTGGACAGACATCATGGGTGCAGATCCTATGGACGAAGAGGCGAAAATGCGGAGAGTTGTTACAAAACCACGTCCGGGACATGCCGATTTAAATGGCGGTTTGAAATACGGGCACCGCGATATGCGGAATGTTTTAGAACGTTCCTCAGCAAGAGAAACAGCGGCAAGGGTTGCTGCAGGTGCAGTAGCAAAATCGCTATTAGAACAATTAGGCATTCGTGTCACCGGATATGTTAAAGAAATTGGCGGTATCCGCGCAGAAGAAAAGCCCGATTTATCAGCAAAAGAACGTGCGGAGGTTTCCGAGAATTCTCCGGTTATGGTATTAGATTCCAATGTGGAACAGCCAATGGTGGAAGCGATAGACGAAGCAAAAAAAGTGGGCGATTCGATTGGCGGTGTCTGCGAAGTTTATGTAGAAGGATTGCCGGCCGGAATTGGTTCCTATGTACATTATGATAGAAAGCTGGACAGTAAACTTGCAGCAAGTGTAGTCAGCATTAATGCATTTAAAGGGGTGGAATTCGGTATCGGCTTTGAAGCAGCCCGCCTAAATGGCAGTGAAGTCCATGACGAAATTACCTGGAATGAAGCAGATGGATATCATCGCACCACGAACCGTCTGGGCGGTTTAGAAGGCGGCATGAGTACTGGTATGCCTATTATTGTACGTGGTGTGA
The nucleotide sequence above comes from Oceanobacillus timonensis. Encoded proteins:
- the aroC gene encoding chorismate synthase produces the protein MRYLTAGESHGKQLTTIIEGLPSQMELKAEDINKSLRRRQGGHGRGKRMQIEKDTVDITSGVRHGYTLGSPVSLVIHNDDFKHWTDIMGADPMDEEAKMRRVVTKPRPGHADLNGGLKYGHRDMRNVLERSSARETAARVAAGAVAKSLLEQLGIRVTGYVKEIGGIRAEEKPDLSAKERAEVSENSPVMVLDSNVEQPMVEAIDEAKKVGDSIGGVCEVYVEGLPAGIGSYVHYDRKLDSKLAASVVSINAFKGVEFGIGFEAARLNGSEVHDEITWNEADGYHRTTNRLGGLEGGMSTGMPIIVRGVMKPIPTLMKRPLQSVDIETKEPFKATVERSDACAVPAASVVMEHIVAFEVAKAVTEQFSSDRFSQLKQAIDAYREEIRCF